A stretch of the Gemmatimonas sp. UBA7669 genome encodes the following:
- a CDS encoding tetratricopeptide repeat protein produces MFRICAAARLRRTSALCLLGTLSVVLPPAQLPALSTESPDSPLHGARPPHNRADSTQIVQRAREATTAFLRIWRHAWLRSDYAQWTALERSMPRSDNPRYSSLGSYQHWCNFAWKPPVARNTPERQSHLIPTATAPLPSLICPTWSINPRYDADASVVIDSALTTEERRAVVAARDSLLTELRTAVSQLPGDGWLRAQYIRFLVDQGFHDTRYHAEALSAAQSCRRDLWWCGMLAGYVHARQGRLAEAGAAFTQARDAAPEAIRCQVDNVVGLVDRRVVPRGVTLPGSCAEHAAFARTLWWLADPFWSDALNERQIEHDVRTTRLLLAASLPVSEHFDWSPSDPTDAVGQLVTRYGWPSTMHWSTIVQSRKTGPPTSTASVRFETGKDPIEQAPSEGEAWNWWPFEHATLPRPLHAVTEWQVQQWRRADHARLAIATQMPSLRPALAPRSSDSLTASLIAAASPLAVRPIDARRTSALQPVVLAGALAFDSSVVSLELRMDAQRGVDARLRLGLTAEPPLATLAVGQVAMAQPALLAPHSSSSVSMDSIEAHLLPSTTVLAQSVVGLYFESYGFAADDSVQYTLQVERLNRRGVFERVSVALGGGRGDASGNRIQWTDTRPGELLSASSQAPSVHGRYLTLSTAGLRPGDYALTVSMRSTRGAHASRSRLFQIVANR; encoded by the coding sequence ATGTTTCGCATTTGCGCTGCCGCGCGACTTCGTCGGACCAGTGCATTGTGCCTGCTCGGCACGCTGAGCGTGGTGCTGCCCCCTGCACAGCTGCCTGCGCTCAGCACCGAATCGCCTGATTCGCCGCTGCATGGCGCGCGCCCTCCCCACAACAGGGCCGATTCCACACAGATCGTGCAACGTGCGCGGGAGGCCACGACGGCCTTTCTGCGCATTTGGCGACACGCCTGGCTACGCAGTGACTACGCACAGTGGACGGCGCTCGAACGGAGCATGCCGCGTAGCGACAATCCTCGCTACTCCTCACTCGGCTCCTACCAACACTGGTGCAACTTCGCCTGGAAGCCACCAGTTGCCCGAAACACACCTGAGCGCCAGAGTCACCTCATCCCGACTGCGACCGCGCCCTTGCCCTCGCTGATCTGTCCGACGTGGTCCATAAATCCGCGCTACGACGCAGACGCCAGTGTCGTCATCGACTCCGCCTTGACCACCGAAGAGCGCCGGGCCGTTGTTGCGGCCCGCGATTCATTGCTGACCGAGCTACGCACTGCCGTCTCACAACTGCCTGGTGATGGCTGGCTGCGCGCACAGTACATCCGGTTCCTGGTGGACCAGGGGTTCCATGACACCCGCTACCACGCAGAGGCGCTGTCCGCGGCGCAGTCCTGCCGCCGCGACCTCTGGTGGTGCGGCATGCTGGCCGGCTACGTGCACGCGAGGCAGGGTCGACTGGCGGAAGCGGGCGCGGCGTTCACGCAGGCGCGCGATGCGGCCCCAGAGGCTATTCGCTGTCAGGTGGACAATGTGGTCGGGCTAGTTGATCGGCGCGTAGTGCCCCGTGGCGTCACGCTGCCCGGCTCGTGCGCGGAGCATGCCGCCTTTGCGCGCACCCTCTGGTGGCTCGCCGATCCGTTCTGGTCTGATGCGCTGAACGAACGACAGATCGAACATGACGTGCGGACGACCCGTCTTCTGCTGGCCGCCAGTCTCCCTGTCAGCGAGCACTTCGACTGGAGCCCCAGTGATCCGACCGATGCGGTCGGGCAGCTGGTCACGCGCTACGGCTGGCCGTCCACGATGCACTGGTCGACTATCGTGCAGTCGAGAAAAACCGGGCCACCGACCTCAACCGCAAGTGTGCGATTTGAAACGGGCAAAGACCCGATTGAGCAGGCGCCGTCGGAAGGTGAAGCCTGGAACTGGTGGCCCTTCGAACACGCCACGCTTCCTCGGCCGCTCCACGCCGTGACGGAGTGGCAGGTGCAGCAGTGGCGACGTGCTGACCACGCACGCCTGGCGATCGCGACGCAGATGCCATCGCTGCGCCCGGCATTGGCCCCGCGCTCGAGTGACTCCCTGACCGCTAGTCTCATCGCCGCAGCCTCGCCGCTTGCGGTGCGCCCCATCGATGCGCGCCGCACATCCGCATTGCAGCCTGTGGTGCTTGCCGGCGCGCTCGCGTTCGACTCGTCGGTCGTATCGCTCGAGCTTCGTATGGACGCGCAGCGCGGCGTTGACGCGCGTTTGCGCCTGGGGCTGACAGCTGAACCACCGCTCGCGACACTGGCGGTGGGACAGGTGGCCATGGCGCAACCGGCGCTGCTCGCACCGCATTCCAGCTCAAGCGTTTCGATGGACAGCATCGAAGCGCACCTGTTACCCTCTACCACCGTGCTCGCGCAGTCCGTAGTCGGTCTCTATTTCGAGAGCTACGGTTTCGCAGCCGATGACTCCGTGCAATACACACTGCAGGTGGAGCGCCTGAATCGCCGGGGCGTGTTCGAGCGCGTTTCCGTGGCGCTCGGCGGCGGACGTGGAGACGCCAGCGGCAACCGCATTCAGTGGACCGACACCAGGCCCGGCGAATTGCTGTCTGCCTCATCGCAGGCGCCGTCAGTGCATGGCCGATATCTCACCCTGTCGACGGCTGGTTTGCGACCGGGGGACTATGCACTGACGGTCAGCATGCGATCCACCCGGGGCGCGCATGCATCGCGCAGTCGCCTGTTTCAGATTGTCGCCAATCGGTGA
- a CDS encoding Uma2 family endonuclease, whose product MTQPRTVSVMMHHANAELRKTPSAEQNMGMPIGQMRHWSVEDVWALPEDGNRYEVVDGALFVTPSPRRAHQLVAGEFFHELRTWLKGPGLSVGVVFMAPVDVVLDPNTLVQPDVVVLPARDRSVLLGEGPAPQPVLAIEVLSPGTARNDRLTKRPRFQRAGVECWLVDIDAQRVEQWAPAAETAVVCTDQLTWAPAGATEAFRMALAPIWAGIDC is encoded by the coding sequence ATGACACAGCCGCGCACCGTCAGCGTCATGATGCACCATGCCAACGCCGAGTTGCGCAAAACGCCAAGCGCCGAGCAGAATATGGGTATGCCAATCGGACAGATGCGCCATTGGTCCGTCGAGGATGTCTGGGCGTTGCCCGAAGACGGTAACCGCTACGAAGTGGTGGACGGGGCACTGTTCGTGACCCCGTCGCCGCGTCGGGCGCATCAACTTGTTGCCGGCGAGTTCTTTCACGAACTCCGCACCTGGCTGAAAGGGCCGGGACTGTCGGTCGGTGTGGTCTTCATGGCACCGGTAGACGTGGTGCTCGACCCGAACACACTGGTGCAGCCGGATGTCGTCGTGCTGCCGGCGCGCGATCGCTCGGTGCTGCTGGGAGAGGGGCCCGCTCCCCAACCCGTGCTGGCTATCGAGGTCTTGTCGCCGGGAACCGCACGCAATGATCGTCTCACCAAGCGTCCCCGCTTTCAGCGGGCCGGTGTCGAATGCTGGCTGGTGGACATCGATGCCCAACGCGTTGAGCAGTGGGCGCCGGCAGCAGAGACTGCGGTCGTCTGCACGGATCAGCTGACCTGGGCCCCCGCGGGCGCCACTGAGGCGTTCCGTATGGCACTGGCGCCAATCTGGGCGGGAATCGACTGCTGA
- the rimO gene encoding 30S ribosomal protein S12 methylthiotransferase RimO: MLKFGLVTLGCDKNTVDSERYLADLVAHGAEPVQDLRDADVVVVNTCGFIDAAKAESIEAIVEAARLKDDGGVKAVFAIGCMVERHKDELLEALPEVDVFLGNSETDRLVPELVERGLLGGSLVEHPGVRLFSGDSAHVRYLKISEGCDHGCAFCAIPLMRGKHRSFALDDLVREAQLLEAQGAREVNLVAQDLAHYGRDRRDGNALPELLEALVRETSIPWIRNMYLYSTGITPRLLEVIAANPRIVRWLDTPMQHGSDAVLARMRRPERQKTIRERLAQYRAIVPDLAVRTSVIVGFPGETEDDFLTLCDFLEEMQFDRVGVFTYSPQEGTRAFAMDDDVAESIKQERKERIEELQRAITAERYERFVGRDAQVLLERPGDAPNLWMARAPWQADDIDGLTQVHVPASHDSGLLRAGAFADVRIDAVVDDYDFRATWLGGVTQPAVAAPVKTGRTLPLIGIDTTSAGSFGR, translated from the coding sequence ATGCTCAAGTTCGGTCTCGTCACCCTCGGCTGCGACAAGAACACCGTCGACTCGGAACGCTACCTCGCTGACCTCGTCGCCCATGGCGCCGAGCCGGTGCAGGATCTGCGCGACGCCGACGTGGTGGTCGTCAACACCTGCGGCTTCATCGACGCCGCCAAGGCGGAATCCATCGAAGCCATCGTCGAGGCCGCGCGCCTCAAGGACGACGGCGGCGTGAAGGCCGTCTTCGCCATCGGCTGCATGGTGGAACGCCACAAGGACGAGCTGCTCGAGGCGCTGCCCGAGGTGGACGTCTTCCTCGGCAACTCGGAGACCGACCGTCTCGTGCCGGAACTGGTGGAGCGCGGCCTGCTGGGCGGCTCGCTGGTGGAGCACCCCGGCGTGCGGCTCTTCAGCGGCGACAGCGCCCATGTGCGCTATCTCAAGATCTCCGAGGGCTGCGACCACGGCTGCGCCTTCTGCGCCATTCCGCTCATGCGTGGCAAGCATCGCTCCTTTGCGCTCGATGACCTCGTGCGCGAGGCGCAGTTGCTCGAGGCGCAGGGCGCCCGCGAAGTCAATCTCGTGGCCCAGGACCTCGCGCACTACGGACGCGATCGCCGCGACGGCAACGCGCTGCCCGAACTGCTCGAAGCCCTGGTGCGGGAAACCAGCATTCCGTGGATTCGCAACATGTATCTCTACAGCACCGGCATCACGCCGCGGCTGCTCGAGGTCATTGCGGCCAATCCACGCATCGTGCGCTGGCTCGACACACCCATGCAGCATGGCAGCGACGCCGTGCTCGCGCGCATGCGTCGCCCCGAGCGTCAGAAAACCATTCGCGAGCGTCTCGCGCAGTACCGCGCCATCGTGCCCGATCTCGCCGTGCGCACCAGCGTCATCGTGGGATTCCCCGGCGAAACCGAAGACGACTTCCTCACGCTCTGCGACTTCCTCGAGGAGATGCAGTTCGATCGCGTGGGTGTCTTCACCTATTCGCCGCAGGAAGGCACGCGCGCCTTTGCCATGGACGACGACGTGGCCGAGTCCATCAAGCAGGAACGCAAGGAGCGCATCGAGGAGTTGCAGCGCGCCATTACCGCCGAGCGCTACGAGCGCTTCGTGGGGCGTGACGCACAGGTCCTGCTCGAACGTCCGGGCGATGCACCCAACCTCTGGATGGCACGCGCACCCTGGCAGGCCGATGACATCGACGGCCTCACGCAAGTGCATGTGCCCGCGTCACACGACAGCGGGCTGTTGCGCGCCGGCGCCTTTGCCGACGTGCGCATCGACGCTGTCGTGGACGACTACGATTTCCGCGCCACCTGGCTGGGTGGTGTGACACAACCCGCCGTGGCAGCGCCCGTGAAGACGGGACGCACACTGCCGCTCATCGGCATCGACACCACCAGTGCAGGGAGCTTCGGACGATGA
- the hemL gene encoding glutamate-1-semialdehyde 2,1-aminomutase, whose amino-acid sequence MTSRIPPYQGNTRSAAIMDRARRRFPGGVNSPVRAYRGVGGEPFVAVRGKGATVWDADGNAYLDYVLSWGPLVLGHAPDNVLEAVQRAMQDGTSFGMPTEREVELADAIAARMPHLEMVRFTSSGTEAAMSIARLARAVTGREHLLKFEGCYHGHADAFLVRAGSGVATLGLPDSPGVPDALAKLTLTCAYNDLEAVERIARAVPLAAILLEPVVGNGGFIEPEPGFIAGLRRIADETGALLVFDEVMTGFRIAFGGAAERFGVTPDLTALGKVIGGGLPVAAYGGRQELMARIAPTGPVYQAGTLSGNPLAMAAGLATMAGLTREVHDGIVSQTATLVQGLRDIAARLGVPFTASHAGSMWGFFFHEGPVRTFAEAQQSNVTLFKQFFHAARRRGVSLAPSAFEAAFMSSAHGPQEIGETLHRLDEAMQAAVNGQE is encoded by the coding sequence ATGACCTCACGCATTCCCCCGTATCAGGGCAATACGCGCTCGGCCGCCATCATGGACCGGGCGCGTCGGCGTTTTCCGGGGGGCGTCAACTCTCCGGTGCGCGCCTACCGCGGCGTCGGTGGTGAGCCCTTCGTGGCCGTGCGCGGCAAGGGCGCCACGGTGTGGGATGCCGACGGCAATGCCTATCTGGACTACGTACTGTCGTGGGGGCCGTTGGTGCTGGGCCACGCGCCCGACAACGTGCTGGAGGCCGTGCAGCGCGCCATGCAGGATGGCACGAGCTTCGGCATGCCCACCGAGCGTGAGGTGGAACTGGCCGATGCCATTGCCGCGCGCATGCCGCATCTCGAAATGGTGCGCTTCACGTCCAGCGGCACCGAAGCCGCCATGAGCATTGCGCGTCTGGCCCGCGCCGTCACCGGACGGGAACATCTCCTCAAGTTCGAAGGCTGCTACCACGGCCATGCCGACGCGTTTCTCGTGCGCGCCGGCAGCGGCGTGGCCACGCTAGGCCTGCCCGACAGCCCGGGCGTGCCGGACGCGTTGGCCAAGCTCACCCTCACCTGCGCCTACAACGATCTCGAGGCCGTCGAGCGCATCGCGCGTGCGGTGCCGCTGGCGGCCATCCTGCTCGAGCCGGTGGTGGGCAACGGCGGGTTCATCGAGCCCGAGCCAGGCTTCATTGCCGGACTGCGCCGCATCGCTGACGAAACGGGGGCCTTGCTCGTCTTTGACGAAGTCATGACCGGATTCCGTATCGCCTTTGGCGGCGCCGCTGAGCGCTTTGGTGTCACCCCCGACCTCACCGCCCTGGGCAAGGTCATCGGGGGCGGCTTGCCCGTGGCGGCATACGGCGGTCGTCAGGAGCTCATGGCGCGCATTGCGCCCACCGGGCCCGTGTATCAGGCCGGCACGCTGTCGGGCAATCCGCTGGCCATGGCCGCGGGCCTTGCCACCATGGCCGGCCTCACGCGCGAGGTGCACGACGGCATCGTGTCGCAAACGGCCACGCTGGTGCAGGGGCTTCGCGACATCGCGGCGCGTTTGGGTGTGCCGTTCACGGCCAGTCATGCCGGCTCCATGTGGGGCTTCTTCTTTCACGAGGGTCCGGTGCGCACCTTCGCCGAAGCGCAGCAGAGCAACGTGACGCTGTTCAAGCAGTTCTTTCATGCCGCGCGTCGGCGTGGCGTGAGTCTCGCGCCCAGCGCCTTCGAAGCGGCCTTCATGTCCTCGGCTCACGGTCCGCAGGAAATCGGCGAGACGCTGCATCGTCTCGACGAAGCCATGCAGGCCGCGGTGAACGGGCAGGAGTAG
- a CDS encoding SpoIID/LytB domain-containing protein → MSRERRRLQAHARALAPQLVVAVVTTVAAVTVACAPALTRGVPDQAPSAAPVPAGNAAPAVVAGVSEGRLERARDRMAHVALDGRARLAPVSATGRWRIDEQGGRGALVRGQGDEPWRIEQNGRLLRVAGEGSDATPWRKGPFVARPLEGETFVRYSGKRYRGELWFTATDSGVMVVNRLPVEDYLRGVVPLEIGTRSATDRAAIEAQAIAARSYTYVRVPEGSVELPVSGWNLTATVQHQVYGGVEAEHPVVNAAIDATAGLVLRYNGKAVDAPFHSSCGGRTAAQPEAWRGVKAESYLQPVSDIDPRTGRPFCDLSPRNHWHAEFDEAQLAAAVRSALQAQGARDPRPAAVHGIKVGATGPSGRVTSLVLATERGDVPIAARDIRAVLRDARGAMLQSTYFTVDREARRGARLASLTLRGAGNGHGVGMCQWGAIGRARAGADARSILRHYYPGTAVGFAD, encoded by the coding sequence ATGTCGCGCGAACGTCGTCGCCTGCAGGCCCACGCGCGGGCACTCGCCCCTCAGCTCGTGGTGGCGGTGGTCACCACCGTGGCGGCGGTGACGGTGGCTTGTGCGCCGGCGCTTACGCGCGGCGTTCCCGATCAGGCGCCGAGTGCCGCCCCGGTCCCGGCAGGCAATGCAGCGCCGGCTGTTGTAGCTGGCGTGTCCGAAGGCCGCCTCGAGCGCGCCCGTGATCGCATGGCCCATGTCGCGCTTGATGGTCGGGCGCGACTGGCCCCGGTGAGCGCCACGGGGCGTTGGCGCATTGACGAACAGGGTGGACGTGGCGCCCTAGTGCGTGGACAGGGCGACGAGCCCTGGCGCATTGAGCAGAATGGCCGGCTGCTGCGCGTGGCCGGCGAAGGCAGTGATGCCACGCCCTGGCGCAAAGGTCCCTTCGTGGCCCGTCCACTCGAGGGCGAGACCTTTGTGCGCTATAGCGGCAAGCGCTACCGGGGCGAGTTGTGGTTCACGGCCACCGACAGTGGCGTCATGGTCGTCAACCGCCTGCCGGTCGAAGACTATCTGCGTGGTGTGGTGCCGCTCGAAATCGGCACCCGCAGTGCAACCGATCGCGCCGCCATCGAAGCGCAGGCCATTGCCGCGCGCAGCTACACCTATGTGCGCGTGCCAGAGGGCAGTGTGGAGCTGCCCGTGAGCGGATGGAATCTCACCGCCACCGTGCAGCATCAGGTGTACGGCGGCGTTGAGGCCGAGCATCCGGTAGTGAACGCGGCCATTGACGCCACCGCCGGTTTGGTCCTGCGGTACAACGGCAAGGCCGTTGACGCGCCGTTTCACAGCAGTTGCGGCGGCCGCACGGCAGCGCAGCCCGAAGCCTGGCGTGGGGTGAAAGCCGAGAGCTATCTGCAGCCCGTCAGCGACATCGATCCGCGGACGGGACGGCCCTTCTGCGACCTCTCGCCGCGCAATCACTGGCACGCCGAGTTCGACGAGGCCCAGCTCGCGGCGGCCGTGCGCAGTGCCCTCCAGGCCCAGGGCGCCCGGGACCCGCGGCCGGCGGCCGTACACGGCATCAAGGTCGGCGCGACGGGCCCCTCGGGGCGGGTCACCAGCCTCGTGCTGGCCACCGAGCGCGGCGACGTGCCCATCGCAGCCCGGGATATTCGCGCGGTGCTACGTGATGCGCGTGGCGCCATGCTGCAGAGCACGTACTTTACCGTGGACCGCGAGGCCCGCCGCGGCGCGCGACTCGCGTCGCTCACGCTGCGCGGCGCCGGCAACGGCCACGGAGTGGGGATGTGCCAGTGGGGTGCCATCGGACGCGCGCGTGCCGGGGCCGATGCCCGCAGCATCCTCCGTCACTATTATCCGGGGACCGCTGTCGGCTTCGCCGACTGA
- a CDS encoding Gfo/Idh/MocA family protein → MKDGVRIAVVGTGAIAQLTHIPVLAKMRGASLVALCDNDGAKARALADRFEVPDVYTDFEELLDSDELDAVVIATPNHLHEPHVLSALRKKLHVLCERPLALTVRGVERCLAAAQKADRCLVVGHNQRFRSDVQALDQFIRNGELGQVTSIRAGIMQLKKSGDGWRNRRAESGGGVFMEHGLPLLDLAMWLADGPAPVRLSSHMRRGRGAGAVEDEMQVFMECANGMMVIIYLSWAHVGDEDRWWFETHATRGSARLAPLRVIKELNGRPVDVSPSGAAAREGAFQQSYRAEIAHFVSLIRGESPYEPPTDQVLIQRIVEAIYKAAEDGKEIRF, encoded by the coding sequence ATGAAGGACGGCGTACGTATCGCCGTGGTCGGAACGGGTGCCATTGCCCAACTGACCCACATCCCTGTGCTGGCCAAGATGCGTGGAGCATCACTCGTGGCGCTGTGCGACAACGACGGCGCCAAGGCGCGCGCGCTGGCCGATCGCTTCGAGGTGCCCGACGTCTACACGGACTTCGAGGAGCTGCTCGACAGCGACGAACTCGACGCGGTGGTCATCGCCACGCCCAATCACTTGCACGAGCCGCACGTACTGAGTGCGCTGCGCAAGAAGCTGCACGTGCTCTGCGAGCGTCCGTTGGCGTTGACCGTGCGTGGTGTGGAGCGCTGCCTCGCGGCGGCGCAGAAGGCCGATCGCTGCCTCGTGGTGGGACACAATCAGCGCTTTCGCAGCGATGTGCAGGCGCTCGATCAGTTCATTCGCAACGGCGAACTGGGGCAGGTGACCAGCATTCGCGCCGGCATCATGCAGCTCAAGAAGAGCGGCGATGGCTGGCGCAATCGTCGCGCCGAGTCGGGCGGTGGTGTGTTCATGGAGCATGGCCTGCCACTGCTCGACCTGGCCATGTGGCTGGCCGACGGACCGGCGCCTGTGCGACTCTCGTCACACATGCGCCGCGGACGTGGCGCCGGCGCGGTGGAAGACGAGATGCAGGTCTTCATGGAGTGCGCCAATGGCATGATGGTCATCATCTATCTGTCGTGGGCGCACGTGGGCGATGAAGATCGCTGGTGGTTCGAGACGCACGCCACGCGTGGCTCGGCACGTCTCGCCCCGCTGCGCGTCATCAAGGAACTCAACGGACGTCCGGTGGATGTGTCGCCGTCAGGTGCGGCCGCGCGCGAAGGCGCGTTTCAGCAGAGTTATCGCGCGGAGATCGCGCACTTCGTCTCGCTCATTCGCGGCGAGTCGCCCTATGAGCCGCCCACCGATCAGGTGCTCATCCAGCGCATCGTGGAGGCCATCTACAAGGCGGCCGAGGACGGCAAGGAAATCCGCTTCTGA
- a CDS encoding DUF4105 domain-containing protein translates to MFAPVLAQAPLPDNVAQTPAPPPPGQNATLDSLRAVRGASIEVRLYTYGPGDAVFERFGHIALAVRDTLTGEDLAFNWGMFGFGEPNFVWRFLTGDTRYWMEGYNTEAFNAVYRAENRRIREQRLALTPMQRGALYDYVAWNAQEANKYYRYDYYNDNCSTRVRDALDWVLNGALQSQWHTAPLERTWRGETARITADNLPVFVGIHLALGRRADAPLTAWQSAFLPEHLADALATTRVGNQRLVTADSVIFAANRAPMPATAPQPVVLAAFIGFGLAALLYLWAGSSDVPDVPTASRVSARAEARGAVRSSPRSSSLGLSIVGVLWYFTGGVLGTALLLAGTVTKHKPYMGSNMSVLLISPLLLAAACLWPWRDHAGRVGKAARASAALVAISAMMGWLGLVVPGLMQGSMVVALVIAPIHVGFALAAWRRQLPPALRA, encoded by the coding sequence GTGTTTGCCCCCGTGCTCGCGCAGGCGCCGTTGCCCGACAACGTGGCCCAGACGCCTGCGCCGCCGCCGCCAGGTCAGAACGCCACGCTCGACAGCCTGCGTGCCGTGCGTGGCGCGTCCATCGAAGTGCGACTGTACACGTATGGGCCCGGCGACGCGGTCTTCGAGCGCTTCGGGCATATCGCGCTCGCCGTACGTGACACGCTGACCGGTGAGGACCTCGCGTTCAACTGGGGCATGTTCGGATTCGGTGAACCGAACTTTGTCTGGCGCTTCCTCACCGGCGACACGCGCTACTGGATGGAGGGCTACAACACCGAGGCCTTCAATGCGGTGTATCGCGCGGAGAACCGCCGCATCCGTGAGCAGCGCCTCGCGCTCACGCCCATGCAGCGCGGCGCCCTGTACGACTATGTGGCGTGGAATGCGCAGGAAGCCAACAAGTACTATCGTTACGACTACTACAACGACAATTGCAGCACCCGCGTGCGCGATGCGCTCGATTGGGTGCTGAACGGCGCGCTGCAGTCACAGTGGCACACGGCGCCACTCGAGCGCACCTGGCGTGGCGAAACGGCGCGTATCACTGCGGACAACCTGCCGGTGTTTGTGGGCATTCATTTGGCGCTTGGCCGCCGCGCTGATGCACCGCTCACGGCCTGGCAGTCGGCATTCCTGCCCGAACATCTCGCTGATGCGCTGGCCACCACGCGCGTCGGCAATCAGCGGCTGGTGACAGCCGATTCGGTGATCTTTGCGGCCAACCGGGCCCCCATGCCGGCCACCGCGCCACAGCCCGTGGTGTTGGCGGCCTTCATCGGTTTTGGCCTGGCCGCGCTGCTGTATCTCTGGGCCGGCTCAAGCGATGTGCCCGATGTGCCAACAGCGTCGCGGGTGTCGGCCAGGGCCGAGGCCCGAGGCGCCGTTCGTTCGTCGCCCCGGTCATCGTCGCTCGGACTCAGCATTGTGGGCGTGCTCTGGTACTTCACCGGTGGGGTGCTCGGTACCGCGCTGCTCCTGGCCGGTACGGTCACCAAGCACAAGCCATATATGGGCAGCAACATGTCGGTGCTGCTCATCTCGCCGCTGCTGTTGGCGGCAGCCTGTCTGTGGCCCTGGCGTGATCATGCGGGGCGCGTAGGCAAAGCGGCGCGTGCCAGCGCCGCGCTCGTGGCCATCTCGGCCATGATGGGATGGCTGGGTCTGGTGGTGCCCGGGCTCATGCAGGGCAGCATGGTGGTGGCGCTTGTTATCGCCCCCATACACGTGGGCTTCGCGCTGGCCGCCTGGCGACGGCAGCTGCCGCCGGCCCTGAGGGCATGA